One stretch of Cololabis saira isolate AMF1-May2022 chromosome 15, fColSai1.1, whole genome shotgun sequence DNA includes these proteins:
- the LOC133461516 gene encoding ankyrin repeat and IBR domain-containing protein 1-like isoform X1: MGNTATKFRKSLVSGDEALSWQLYEGNPQFRDSLDPNASYGEQYQHNTPMHYVCRHAMTRLLRSFLFSKEGNPNKRNVHNETCLHVLCQGPQILLLPDGALSPRLARPQRDEQRRSDCLQMILSWTGARLEGGQYEKANVNATDNHHSTCMHYAAAAGMKSCVELLIQSEADLFVEDEDKLTPCDHAERHHHTELALSLESQMVFSSASAQQSNADAHAESSLLQYKEPYEGLKLQDLRRLKDMLIVETADMLQAPLFTAEALLRAHDWDREKLLEAWMSDAEGCCQRSGVAMPTPPPSGYNAWDTLPSPRTPRTPRSPLTLTLTSPTDSCLTPGEEGMATCGICLCSISVFEDPVDMSCGHEFCRSCWEGFLNVKIQEGDAHNIFCPAYECYQLVPVHVIESVVSREMDQRYLQFDIKAFVENNPAIRWCPVARCERAVRLTRPRPGDNDPHSFPLLPSPAVDCGKGHLFCWECLGEAHEPCDCQMWRNWLQKVTEMKPEELAGVSEAYEDAANCLWLLTNSKPCANCKSPIQKNEGCNHMQCAKCKYDFCWICLEEWKKHSSSTGGYYRCTRYEVIQQLEEQSKEMTVEAEKKHKSFQELDRFMHYYTRFKNHEHSYKLEQKLLKTAKEKMEQLSRAFITRKCLPVKPRLLQVAKHQLRVLCAAGEGTPPDTRFIEDGVTELLKTRRLLKCSYPYGFFLQHGSTQKEIFELMQTDLEMVVEDLAQKVNRPYLRTPCHRIISAARLVQQKRQEFLASVARGVAPNDSPELPRRNFPGGSWDWEYLGFASPEMGIHHSVLGSGDQRDGQSQDYADIQYRRRHRPRRRGDMLSLHNLRSSSNTPETSRRSDNTEGTERMGEGRRRTRGSLDEDDPNILLAIQLSLQESRRERGLEGGVELEHGLDRGPERRPVPAGDQADAALQALNADGPSMARGSPFLNALLDPPRPPNRTDSTSQPPISNSLPLPPPPPSLSAELLELGDSLMKLGNITTPYDLDTHTQEQLRSHLTYNHSGLTSPYTTEPPYTDRSHRQDQNALTTPSVLEHIAGTDPLYDDKEQSYCHTTPYLPEHAEHAAPYALECTQNPAQLRSYNQEPAATYDSTPKSDSSYSPCPEHSSPYTAEHPATYTLEQPRRSDSQPPVQLCLPSPELEPEMLLSPVIPPGGPFTPSDPQSLEPLDATASAQLLDNIMAWFNNNINPQNNPQSLALIPSPPTTESDSSPDTHPETEAGDRTSRDATPVPIWQPLEGEPEAERGSASFPLGAVGASGPKASRPSSLELEHRDAGEEAMMAGCVAGLSLDEAHTHPCPQCGNSPTHTAPDTETVLDAVLHLEGRRPPEEWEEQEHLV; the protein is encoded by the exons ATGGGAAATACAGCGACGAAATTCCGCAAGTCCCTGGTCAGTGGCGACGAGGCTCTCTCCTGGCAGCTGTATGAGGGCAACCCTCAGTTCAGGGACAGCCTGGACCCAAATGCATCATATGGAGAGCAGTACCAGCACAACACGCCCATGCACTATGTATGCCGCCATGCCATGACACGTCTACTCAG GTCGTTCCTGTTTAGCAAAGAGGGGAACCCCAACAAGAGAAATGTGCACAACGAGACGTGCCTCCACGTGCTGTGCCAAGGCCCGCAGATCCTGCTGCTGCCGGACGGAGCCCTTTCACCGCGACTGGCTCGCCCGCAGAGGGACGAGCAGCGTCGCTCGGACTGCCTGCAG ATGATCCTGAGCTGGACTGGGGCCAGACTGGAAGGAGGCCAGTACGAGAAGGCCAATGTCAACGCCACTGACAACCACCACAGCACCTGTATGCACtacgctgctgctgcaggaatgaAGAGCTGCGTGGAG CTGCTCATCCAGAGCGAGGCGGATCTCTTCGTCGAGGACGAGGACAAGTTGACGCCGTGCGACCACGCTGAGCGCCACCACCACACCGAGCTGGCTCTCAGCCTGGAGTCGCAGATGGTTTTCTCCTCCGCCTCAGCTCAGCAGTCGAATGCAGACGCGCACGCCGAAAGCAGCCTGCTGCAATACAAGGAG CCTTATGAGGGACTGAAGCTCCAGGATTTGCGCAGGTTGAAGGACATGTTAATTGTAGAGACGGCGGACATGCTGCAAGCCCCCCTCTTCACTGCTGAGGCCCTGCTTCGAGCACATG ACTGGGATAGAGAAAAGCTGCTGGAAGCCTGGATGTCTGACGCCGAGGGCTGTTGCCAGCGCTCTGGGGTTGCCATGCCAACCCCTCCGCCCAGCGGTTACAACGCCTGGGACACTCTGCCATCTCCACGCACTCCCAGGACCCCACGCTCTCCCCTAACACTCACCCTCACTTCCCCCACCGACAGCTGCCTCACACCCGGAGAGGAGGGCATGGCCACG TGTGGAATCTGTCTCTGCTCTATCTCCGTCTTTGAGGACCCGGTGGACATGTCCTGTGGCCACGAGTTCTGCAGATCCTGCTGGGAGGG GTTCCTCAATGTAAAGATTCAGGAAGGTGATGCTCATAATATCTTCTGCCCGGCGTATGAGTGCTACCAGCTGGTACCCGTGCATGTGATAGAGAGTGTTGTTTCTCGGGAGATGGATCAGCGATATCTGCAGTTTGATATCAAG GCGTTTGTGGAGAACAATCCAGCGATCCGCTGGTGTCCTGTAGCTCGTTGCGAGCGAGCGGTGAGGCTCACCCGGCCGCGCCCTGGGGATAATGATCCTCACAGCTTCCCCCTGCTCCCCTCTCCAGCTGTCGATTGTGGCAAAGGTCATCTCTTCTGCTG GGAGTGCCTTGGCGAGGCCCACGAACCATGTGATTGTCAGATGTGGAGGAATTGGCTCCAGAAAGTCACAGAGATGAAGCCTGAGGAAT TGGCAGGTGTGAGCGAGGCGTATGAGGATGCTGCTAACTGTCTGTGGTTGCTGACAAACTCCAAACCGTGTGCCAACTGCAAGTCGCCCATTCAGAAGAATGAGGGCTGCAACCACATGCAGTGTGCCAAG TGTAAATACGACTTTTGTTGGATCTGTCTGGAAGAGTGGAAGAAGCACAGCTCATCCACCGGAGGCTACTACCGCTGTACTCGCTATGAGGTCATACAGCAGCTAGAAGAGCAGTCCAAAGAGATGACTGTTGAG GCAGAAAAGAAGCACAAAAGTTTTCAGGAGCTGGACCGTTTCATGCACTACTATACTCGCTTCAAGAACCACGAACACAGTTACAAG TTGGAGCAGAAGCTGCTCAAAACTGCTAAAGAGAAGATGGAGCAGTTGAGCAGAGCCTTCATCACTCGTAAGTGTCTTCCAGTGAAGCCGCGCCTTCTCCAGGTCGCAAAGCATCAGCTGCGCGTGCTTTGTGCTGCAGGTGAGGGCACTCCTCCAGACACGCGTTTCATCGAGGACGGTGTGACCGAGCTGCTGAAGACGCGGCGCCTGCTGAAGTGCTCTTACCCATACGGCTTCTTCCTGCAGCACGGCAGCACCCAGAAGGAAATATTCGAGCTCATGCAG ACCGACCTGGAGATGGTGGTGGAGGATCTGGCCCAGAAGGTCAACCGGCCGTACCTGAGGACGCCGTGCCACAGGATTATCAGCGCAGCGCGTCTGGTGCAGCAGAAGAGGCAAGAATTCCTGGCATCAGTGGCCCGTGGCGTCGCTCCCAACGACTCTCCTGAGCTTCCCCGCAGGAA TTTCCCTGGAGGTTCGTGGGATTGGGAGTATCTCGGCTTCGCCTCTCCTGAG ATGGGAATCCACCACTCAGTACTGGGATCAGGAGATCAGAGAGACGGCCAGTCGCAG GATTATGCTGACATCCAGTACCGTCGTAGACACAGGCCAAGACGCAGAGGAGACATGCTGAGTTTGCACAACCTCCGGAGCAGCAGCAACACGCCAGAGACCAGCAGGAGAAGTGACAACACAG AGGGCACAGAAAGGATGGGTGAGGGTCGTAGGAGAACGCGGGGCTCCCTGGACGAGGACGACCCAAACATCCTCCTGGCCATACAGCTGTCGCTCCAGGAGTCGCGCAGAGAGCGAGGCCTGGAAGGAGGAGTGGAGCTGGAGCACGGGCTGGACCGAGGACCGGAGAGGAGGCCGGTTCCTGCAGGAGATCAGGCCGACGCAGCTCTGCAGGCTCTAAACGCAGATGGTCCTTCAATGGCCAGAGGCTCCCCCTTCCTGAATGCGCTCCTAGATCCTCCTCGGCCCCCAAACAGGACAGACTCCACCTCGCAGCCACCCATATCCAACTCCCTCCCTCTTCCTCCGCCTCCCCCCTCCCTCAGcgcggagctgctggagctgggaGACAGCCTTATGAAACTGGGGAACATCACCACTCCTTAcgacctggacacacacacgcaggagCAGCTTCGGTCACACCTCACGTACAACCACAGCGGGCTGACCTCTCCCTACACCACTGAACCCCCTTACACCGACCGCAGCCATAGACAAGACCAGAACGCTCTGACCACCCCGTCTGTGCTGGAGCACATCGCCGGCACGGATCCTCTTTACGACGATAAAGAGCAGAGCTACTGCCACACCACTCCTTACTTACCCGAACACGCCGAACACGCCGCACCCTACGCACTTGAATGCACTCAAAACCCCGCTCAGCTGAGGTCGTATAACCAGGAACCTGCAGCCACGTATGACAGCACCCCGAAATCAGACAGCTCTTACAGCCCCTGCCCAGAGCACAGTAGCCCGTACACCGCCGAGCACCCCGCCACCTACACTCTGGAACAACCACGTAGATCGGACTCCCAACCGCCTGTCCAGTTGTGCCTCCCGTCTCCGGAGCTCGAGCCGGAGATGCTTCTGTCGCCGGTGATTCCACCGGGGGGCCCTTTCACCCCTAGCGACCCTCAGAGTTTGGAGCCTTTGGACGCTACGGCCAGCGCGCAGCTGCTGGACAACATCATGGCCTGGTTTAACAACAACATAAACCCTCAGAACAACCCGCAGAGCCTGGCTCTcatcccctcccctcccaccaCGGAGTCTGACTCCTCCCCCGACACGCACCCCGAGACCGAGGCCGGCGACCGAACCTCTCGGGACGCGACGCCCGTCCCGATATGGCAGCCCCTGGAGGGCGAGCCCGAAGCAGAGCGGGGATCGGCGAGCTTCCCGCTAGGCGCCGTGGGCGCGAGCGGCCCCAAGGCGTCGAGGCCCAGCTCTCTGGAGCTGGAGCACAGGGACGCCGGAGAAGAGGCTATGATGGCCGGGTGTGTGGCTGGCCTGTCGCTGGACGAAGCGCACACACACCCGTGCCCCCAATGTGGAAACAGTCCCACACACACCGCCCCGGACACAGAGACAGTGTTGGACGCCGTCCTTCATTTAGAGGGGCGTCGGCCTCCCGAGGAGTGGGAGGAGCAAGAACACTTGGTGTGA
- the LOC133461516 gene encoding ankyrin repeat and IBR domain-containing protein 1-like isoform X3, which yields MGNTATKFRKSLVSGDEALSWQLYEGNPQFRDSLDPNASYGEQYQHNTPMHYVCRHAMTRLLRSFLFSKEGNPNKRNVHNETCLHVLCQGPQILLLPDGALSPRLARPQRDEQRRSDCLQMILSWTGARLEGGQYEKANVNATDNHHSTCMHYAAAAGMKSCVELLIQSEADLFVEDEDKLTPCDHAERHHHTELALSLESQMVFSSASAQQSNADAHAESSLLQYKEPYEGLKLQDLRRLKDMLIVETADMLQAPLFTAEALLRAHDWDREKLLEAWMSDAEGCCQRSGVAMPTPPPSGYNAWDTLPSPRTPRTPRSPLTLTLTSPTDSCLTPGEEGMATCGICLCSISVFEDPVDMSCGHEFCRSCWEGFLNVKIQEGDAHNIFCPAYECYQLVPVHVIESVVSREMDQRYLQFDIKAFVENNPAIRWCPVARCERAVRLTRPRPGDNDPHSFPLLPSPAVDCGKGHLFCWECLGEAHEPCDCQMWRNWLQKVTEMKPEELAGVSEAYEDAANCLWLLTNSKPCANCKSPIQKNEGCNHMQCAKCKYDFCWICLEEWKKHSSSTGGYYRCTRYEVIQQLEEQSKEMTVEAEKKHKSFQELDRFMHYYTRFKNHEHSYKLEQKLLKTAKEKMEQLSRAFITRKCLPVKPRLLQVAKHQLRVLCAAGEGTPPDTRFIEDGVTELLKTRRLLKCSYPYGFFLQHGSTQKEIFELMQTDLEMVVEDLAQKVNRPYLRTPCHRIISAARLVQQKRQEFLASVARGVAPNDSPELPRRNFPGGSWDWEYLGFASPEDYADIQYRRRHRPRRRGDMLSLHNLRSSSNTPETSRRSDNTEGTERMGEGRRRTRGSLDEDDPNILLAIQLSLQESRRERGLEGGVELEHGLDRGPERRPVPAGDQADAALQALNADGPSMARGSPFLNALLDPPRPPNRTDSTSQPPISNSLPLPPPPPSLSAELLELGDSLMKLGNITTPYDLDTHTQEQLRSHLTYNHSGLTSPYTTEPPYTDRSHRQDQNALTTPSVLEHIAGTDPLYDDKEQSYCHTTPYLPEHAEHAAPYALECTQNPAQLRSYNQEPAATYDSTPKSDSSYSPCPEHSSPYTAEHPATYTLEQPRRSDSQPPVQLCLPSPELEPEMLLSPVIPPGGPFTPSDPQSLEPLDATASAQLLDNIMAWFNNNINPQNNPQSLALIPSPPTTESDSSPDTHPETEAGDRTSRDATPVPIWQPLEGEPEAERGSASFPLGAVGASGPKASRPSSLELEHRDAGEEAMMAGCVAGLSLDEAHTHPCPQCGNSPTHTAPDTETVLDAVLHLEGRRPPEEWEEQEHLV from the exons ATGGGAAATACAGCGACGAAATTCCGCAAGTCCCTGGTCAGTGGCGACGAGGCTCTCTCCTGGCAGCTGTATGAGGGCAACCCTCAGTTCAGGGACAGCCTGGACCCAAATGCATCATATGGAGAGCAGTACCAGCACAACACGCCCATGCACTATGTATGCCGCCATGCCATGACACGTCTACTCAG GTCGTTCCTGTTTAGCAAAGAGGGGAACCCCAACAAGAGAAATGTGCACAACGAGACGTGCCTCCACGTGCTGTGCCAAGGCCCGCAGATCCTGCTGCTGCCGGACGGAGCCCTTTCACCGCGACTGGCTCGCCCGCAGAGGGACGAGCAGCGTCGCTCGGACTGCCTGCAG ATGATCCTGAGCTGGACTGGGGCCAGACTGGAAGGAGGCCAGTACGAGAAGGCCAATGTCAACGCCACTGACAACCACCACAGCACCTGTATGCACtacgctgctgctgcaggaatgaAGAGCTGCGTGGAG CTGCTCATCCAGAGCGAGGCGGATCTCTTCGTCGAGGACGAGGACAAGTTGACGCCGTGCGACCACGCTGAGCGCCACCACCACACCGAGCTGGCTCTCAGCCTGGAGTCGCAGATGGTTTTCTCCTCCGCCTCAGCTCAGCAGTCGAATGCAGACGCGCACGCCGAAAGCAGCCTGCTGCAATACAAGGAG CCTTATGAGGGACTGAAGCTCCAGGATTTGCGCAGGTTGAAGGACATGTTAATTGTAGAGACGGCGGACATGCTGCAAGCCCCCCTCTTCACTGCTGAGGCCCTGCTTCGAGCACATG ACTGGGATAGAGAAAAGCTGCTGGAAGCCTGGATGTCTGACGCCGAGGGCTGTTGCCAGCGCTCTGGGGTTGCCATGCCAACCCCTCCGCCCAGCGGTTACAACGCCTGGGACACTCTGCCATCTCCACGCACTCCCAGGACCCCACGCTCTCCCCTAACACTCACCCTCACTTCCCCCACCGACAGCTGCCTCACACCCGGAGAGGAGGGCATGGCCACG TGTGGAATCTGTCTCTGCTCTATCTCCGTCTTTGAGGACCCGGTGGACATGTCCTGTGGCCACGAGTTCTGCAGATCCTGCTGGGAGGG GTTCCTCAATGTAAAGATTCAGGAAGGTGATGCTCATAATATCTTCTGCCCGGCGTATGAGTGCTACCAGCTGGTACCCGTGCATGTGATAGAGAGTGTTGTTTCTCGGGAGATGGATCAGCGATATCTGCAGTTTGATATCAAG GCGTTTGTGGAGAACAATCCAGCGATCCGCTGGTGTCCTGTAGCTCGTTGCGAGCGAGCGGTGAGGCTCACCCGGCCGCGCCCTGGGGATAATGATCCTCACAGCTTCCCCCTGCTCCCCTCTCCAGCTGTCGATTGTGGCAAAGGTCATCTCTTCTGCTG GGAGTGCCTTGGCGAGGCCCACGAACCATGTGATTGTCAGATGTGGAGGAATTGGCTCCAGAAAGTCACAGAGATGAAGCCTGAGGAAT TGGCAGGTGTGAGCGAGGCGTATGAGGATGCTGCTAACTGTCTGTGGTTGCTGACAAACTCCAAACCGTGTGCCAACTGCAAGTCGCCCATTCAGAAGAATGAGGGCTGCAACCACATGCAGTGTGCCAAG TGTAAATACGACTTTTGTTGGATCTGTCTGGAAGAGTGGAAGAAGCACAGCTCATCCACCGGAGGCTACTACCGCTGTACTCGCTATGAGGTCATACAGCAGCTAGAAGAGCAGTCCAAAGAGATGACTGTTGAG GCAGAAAAGAAGCACAAAAGTTTTCAGGAGCTGGACCGTTTCATGCACTACTATACTCGCTTCAAGAACCACGAACACAGTTACAAG TTGGAGCAGAAGCTGCTCAAAACTGCTAAAGAGAAGATGGAGCAGTTGAGCAGAGCCTTCATCACTCGTAAGTGTCTTCCAGTGAAGCCGCGCCTTCTCCAGGTCGCAAAGCATCAGCTGCGCGTGCTTTGTGCTGCAGGTGAGGGCACTCCTCCAGACACGCGTTTCATCGAGGACGGTGTGACCGAGCTGCTGAAGACGCGGCGCCTGCTGAAGTGCTCTTACCCATACGGCTTCTTCCTGCAGCACGGCAGCACCCAGAAGGAAATATTCGAGCTCATGCAG ACCGACCTGGAGATGGTGGTGGAGGATCTGGCCCAGAAGGTCAACCGGCCGTACCTGAGGACGCCGTGCCACAGGATTATCAGCGCAGCGCGTCTGGTGCAGCAGAAGAGGCAAGAATTCCTGGCATCAGTGGCCCGTGGCGTCGCTCCCAACGACTCTCCTGAGCTTCCCCGCAGGAA TTTCCCTGGAGGTTCGTGGGATTGGGAGTATCTCGGCTTCGCCTCTCCTGAG GATTATGCTGACATCCAGTACCGTCGTAGACACAGGCCAAGACGCAGAGGAGACATGCTGAGTTTGCACAACCTCCGGAGCAGCAGCAACACGCCAGAGACCAGCAGGAGAAGTGACAACACAG AGGGCACAGAAAGGATGGGTGAGGGTCGTAGGAGAACGCGGGGCTCCCTGGACGAGGACGACCCAAACATCCTCCTGGCCATACAGCTGTCGCTCCAGGAGTCGCGCAGAGAGCGAGGCCTGGAAGGAGGAGTGGAGCTGGAGCACGGGCTGGACCGAGGACCGGAGAGGAGGCCGGTTCCTGCAGGAGATCAGGCCGACGCAGCTCTGCAGGCTCTAAACGCAGATGGTCCTTCAATGGCCAGAGGCTCCCCCTTCCTGAATGCGCTCCTAGATCCTCCTCGGCCCCCAAACAGGACAGACTCCACCTCGCAGCCACCCATATCCAACTCCCTCCCTCTTCCTCCGCCTCCCCCCTCCCTCAGcgcggagctgctggagctgggaGACAGCCTTATGAAACTGGGGAACATCACCACTCCTTAcgacctggacacacacacgcaggagCAGCTTCGGTCACACCTCACGTACAACCACAGCGGGCTGACCTCTCCCTACACCACTGAACCCCCTTACACCGACCGCAGCCATAGACAAGACCAGAACGCTCTGACCACCCCGTCTGTGCTGGAGCACATCGCCGGCACGGATCCTCTTTACGACGATAAAGAGCAGAGCTACTGCCACACCACTCCTTACTTACCCGAACACGCCGAACACGCCGCACCCTACGCACTTGAATGCACTCAAAACCCCGCTCAGCTGAGGTCGTATAACCAGGAACCTGCAGCCACGTATGACAGCACCCCGAAATCAGACAGCTCTTACAGCCCCTGCCCAGAGCACAGTAGCCCGTACACCGCCGAGCACCCCGCCACCTACACTCTGGAACAACCACGTAGATCGGACTCCCAACCGCCTGTCCAGTTGTGCCTCCCGTCTCCGGAGCTCGAGCCGGAGATGCTTCTGTCGCCGGTGATTCCACCGGGGGGCCCTTTCACCCCTAGCGACCCTCAGAGTTTGGAGCCTTTGGACGCTACGGCCAGCGCGCAGCTGCTGGACAACATCATGGCCTGGTTTAACAACAACATAAACCCTCAGAACAACCCGCAGAGCCTGGCTCTcatcccctcccctcccaccaCGGAGTCTGACTCCTCCCCCGACACGCACCCCGAGACCGAGGCCGGCGACCGAACCTCTCGGGACGCGACGCCCGTCCCGATATGGCAGCCCCTGGAGGGCGAGCCCGAAGCAGAGCGGGGATCGGCGAGCTTCCCGCTAGGCGCCGTGGGCGCGAGCGGCCCCAAGGCGTCGAGGCCCAGCTCTCTGGAGCTGGAGCACAGGGACGCCGGAGAAGAGGCTATGATGGCCGGGTGTGTGGCTGGCCTGTCGCTGGACGAAGCGCACACACACCCGTGCCCCCAATGTGGAAACAGTCCCACACACACCGCCCCGGACACAGAGACAGTGTTGGACGCCGTCCTTCATTTAGAGGGGCGTCGGCCTCCCGAGGAGTGGGAGGAGCAAGAACACTTGGTGTGA